The sequence below is a genomic window from Ignavibacteriales bacterium.
CAGAAAGCAGATTGAATTTCAAATGCTTTACGGGATAAGAACCACTGATCAGGTAAGACTTGCAACTAAAGGTTATAACGTAAAAGTGTTAATAAGTTATGGCTCAGCCTGGTATCCGTGGTATGTGCGGCGGCTCGCTGAACGTCCAGCAAATGTGATGTTCGTTTTAAAAAATATTTTCAAATGATAAGGGATTTATGATAAAAGGAATTTATCCACCTCTCGCGACTCCGTTTATTAACGGTGAAGTTGCTTATGATAAACTTCAGTTCAATATCTCAAAATATAATTCTACAGGTTTGAGCGGTTACGTCGTATTTGGTTCGAACGGCGAAAGTGTTTTCCTTTCTGATGAAGAGAAAATAAAAATTGTTTCAACAGTAAAAGCATCAGCTTCAAATGATAAAAAAATAATTGCAGGTACAGGTTCTGAATCGATAAGAGAAACAATTAGACTAACAAATGCCGCTGCCGATGAAGGTGCAGACTATGCGTTGGTGCTTACTCCATCATACTACAAAAGCAGTATGGATCATCAGGCAATGATCGATTATTTCAATTCAGTTGCCGATTCAATAAAAATCCCGCTGATAATTTATAATGTGCCGAAGTTTACAGGAATCTGCATTGAGCCAAGAACCGTTTCGCAGCTTGCACTTCATTCAAATATAGCAGGACTTAAAAATAGTTATGAAGACATTGCTCATACTGCCGAGATAATAAAAAATACTCCCGAAGATTTTACAACACTGATTGGGACGGCATCTGTACTTTATCCCGGACTGGCGCTCGGATGTAAAGGAGGAATACTCGCACTCGCAAACATTGCCGTTGATGAATGTATTTCAATTTATAAAAATTATATAAATGGAAATTATAATGAAGCAAAAAATATTCAACTCAGAATTTTGGAATTGAACAAAGCTGTAACAGCACGATTCGGAGTGGCGGGATTAAAAGCTGCTCTGGATATGCTGGGTTACTTTGGAGGTGAGCCAATGAAACCACTACGCAGATTGAATGAAGTTCAATTCAAAGAATTAAAAGAAATTTTGATTAGAGCAGAACTATTGTTGTAAGTGTGTCGCCAATTTTAAAATGGATCGGTCATTGACCGATCACTAAAAAATTCAAAACGGTGTTAATCTGTCAGATCAGTGTTATCAGTGTTCTATTTCACCA
It includes:
- a CDS encoding dihydrodipicolinate synthase family protein — protein: MIKGIYPPLATPFINGEVAYDKLQFNISKYNSTGLSGYVVFGSNGESVFLSDEEKIKIVSTVKASASNDKKIIAGTGSESIRETIRLTNAAADEGADYALVLTPSYYKSSMDHQAMIDYFNSVADSIKIPLIIYNVPKFTGICIEPRTVSQLALHSNIAGLKNSYEDIAHTAEIIKNTPEDFTTLIGTASVLYPGLALGCKGGILALANIAVDECISIYKNYINGNYNEAKNIQLRILELNKAVTARFGVAGLKAALDMLGYFGGEPMKPLRRLNEVQFKELKEILIRAELLL